The Sinomicrobium kalidii genome contains a region encoding:
- a CDS encoding DUF3526 domain-containing protein translates to MYSIRILQTVILKDLRLVYRGGTLSLLFGITWGLLVASGILTLIQYRQAQEDREIANKLFRQQWEAQHRGAHSAAHYGTWIFKPLNVLGAFHPGLNDYSGTTYRIEAHVQQEVNHSNAEGKDNLLRFGQFSFALILQLLAPLLILFLSSSAITAEKESGTLRMLLAQGIKFRRLVWGKIWVNFLLAVLLVLPAFLIMLSALLLVGEGVETTLRLSFIFLGYLSYYFLCVLTGVIISVRSTSSKISVFTALTFWLLAIVLLPRIVINMADYKFPAMSRATFDDRVEQGYREGLNGDGPYYERAKAYEKELLSRYGADNIAQLPVDVDALVMQYHEDYKSKVFTYYYNKVSQTFNKQQNFINEAIWINPFIGIKRFSSAMSGTDFFHHQAFFTQARAYRDHFIRSLNLEQAKHSSTDEVHRTLDPDFFSRMKDFQYREFSIKRILELQKTVFYGISGWILLAVLVLHFITKNHHGK, encoded by the coding sequence ATGTATTCGATCCGGATTTTACAGACGGTAATACTTAAAGATCTCAGGTTGGTATACCGGGGAGGGACGTTATCCCTGCTGTTCGGGATCACCTGGGGCTTACTTGTGGCAAGCGGGATCTTAACCCTGATACAATACAGGCAGGCGCAGGAAGATCGTGAAATCGCCAATAAGCTGTTCCGGCAGCAGTGGGAAGCACAGCACCGGGGGGCACATAGCGCAGCCCATTACGGTACCTGGATATTTAAACCCCTGAACGTTCTGGGAGCTTTCCATCCCGGGTTAAACGATTATTCCGGCACTACCTACAGGATAGAGGCTCATGTACAACAGGAAGTGAACCACAGCAATGCCGAAGGAAAAGATAACCTCCTGAGGTTCGGGCAGTTTTCTTTTGCCCTGATTTTACAGCTGTTGGCCCCCCTGCTTATACTATTCCTGTCATCTTCGGCCATTACCGCAGAAAAGGAATCGGGTACGCTTCGTATGTTGCTGGCTCAAGGGATAAAATTCCGGAGGCTGGTATGGGGCAAGATATGGGTAAATTTCCTGTTGGCCGTATTGCTTGTGCTTCCCGCATTTCTGATCATGCTGTCGGCCCTTTTGCTTGTCGGGGAAGGTGTGGAAACCACGTTGCGTTTATCGTTTATTTTCCTGGGGTATTTGTCGTATTATTTTTTATGCGTATTGACAGGAGTGATTATTTCCGTTAGAAGTACCTCTTCCAAAATCTCCGTATTTACTGCACTTACCTTTTGGTTACTCGCCATAGTGCTTCTGCCCAGGATAGTGATCAATATGGCCGACTATAAGTTTCCTGCCATGTCAAGAGCCACGTTCGACGACCGTGTAGAACAGGGCTACCGGGAAGGCCTGAACGGGGACGGGCCTTATTACGAAAGGGCAAAAGCGTATGAAAAAGAGCTACTATCCCGCTACGGAGCAGACAATATTGCGCAACTTCCGGTAGATGTGGATGCCCTTGTTATGCAGTATCACGAAGATTATAAGAGCAAAGTATTTACATATTACTACAACAAGGTATCGCAGACTTTCAACAAACAGCAGAATTTTATAAACGAGGCTATATGGATAAACCCTTTTATCGGTATTAAACGGTTCTCTTCGGCCATGTCCGGCACCGATTTTTTTCATCACCAGGCATTTTTTACCCAGGCCCGGGCATATAGAGATCACTTTATCCGGAGTTTAAACCTGGAACAGGCCAAACATTCCTCAACAGATGAAGTACATCGTACCCTTGACCCGGATTTTTTTAGCCGGATGAAGGATTTTCAATACAGGGAATTTTCCATAAAGCGCATCCTCGAACTGCAAAAGACGGTCTTTTACGGAATTTCGGGCTGGATATTGCTGGCTGTTCTTGTCCTGCATTTCATCACCAAAAATCATCACGGGAAATGA
- a CDS encoding peptidase domain-containing ABC transporter produces MNRISLFGRKFPFYAQPDAMDCGPVCLKMVAAYYGKTWPLSHFRKLCNISSQGTSLAGLTEAAKVMGFKTLAAELPFDKLATHVPLPCILHWEKEHYVVLYKISDRHANIADPANGKVKIPIANFKSSWQIRENSSIGRALLLEPTDAFTNRADTPESPASLWSLLPYLKRHKKIFLPIVISVVFASAFSLVIPLLTQLIVDKGIKNQNTGLLWLICLGQLALFSGRTVMDFVRARLLFRIGARTGIVMLKEFLAKLMTLPFSFFDNRQASDNMQRVNDNQRIEDFLTNSLIGFILSSLTLVVLGGVLLYYNWMIFMIFLTGAVLSTLWSQSFQHKRKIIDQKKFKVLSANQQLLLEIFYAMQEIKLTGSESEKQQHWEKLQDRSYGLKLEALQLDQFMQGVGLFINEVKNVFITYAAAMLVIQDQITLGGMLAITYISGQLNAPVTQLIEFAKVSQNTKFSLQRMDEVHRETEEDAGIPETPLPPVPEDIDIKQLSFRYGHRGSPYVLEDLDLRIPAGKVTAIVGMSGSGKTTLIKLLLKFYHANAGSVTVGQQPIQHIHAKAWRSLCGVVMQDGYVFMDTIASNIYAGAEIKDEVRMTEAARLVNMHDFFRSMPFGYDTIVGKDGHGLSEGQRQRLLIARMIYRDPSYIFLDEATNALDAHNERSIVNNLNRFFIGKTVVIVAHRLSTVKNADQIVVLHRGQLVERGTHNELLGRKGNYYHLVKNQLELGKTDHSLLN; encoded by the coding sequence ATGAACAGAATATCCTTATTTGGGCGTAAGTTCCCTTTTTATGCGCAACCGGATGCCATGGACTGTGGCCCGGTATGCCTCAAGATGGTTGCTGCCTACTACGGAAAGACCTGGCCATTGTCCCATTTCCGGAAACTGTGCAATATCAGTAGTCAGGGTACTTCCCTTGCCGGTCTTACCGAAGCTGCAAAGGTTATGGGTTTTAAAACCCTGGCAGCCGAATTACCGTTTGACAAACTTGCCACACATGTACCGCTACCGTGTATCCTGCACTGGGAAAAGGAACATTATGTGGTTTTATACAAGATTTCCGATCGCCACGCCAACATTGCCGATCCCGCCAACGGAAAGGTTAAAATACCCATAGCAAATTTTAAATCTTCCTGGCAGATCCGTGAAAACAGCTCCATAGGAAGGGCGCTGTTACTGGAACCCACCGATGCTTTTACAAACAGGGCAGATACTCCGGAAAGCCCCGCTTCTTTGTGGTCCCTGCTTCCTTACCTGAAACGGCACAAAAAGATCTTTCTTCCCATTGTTATAAGTGTCGTTTTTGCCAGTGCCTTTTCCCTCGTAATTCCCCTTCTCACCCAACTTATTGTAGACAAGGGAATCAAAAATCAGAATACCGGCCTGCTATGGCTCATTTGCCTGGGGCAGCTGGCGCTCTTCAGCGGCCGTACGGTTATGGACTTTGTCCGGGCACGGCTGCTGTTCCGTATCGGGGCCAGGACCGGTATAGTCATGCTCAAGGAATTTCTGGCCAAACTGATGACCCTTCCTTTTTCTTTTTTTGACAATCGCCAGGCCAGTGACAATATGCAACGGGTAAACGACAACCAGCGTATCGAGGATTTCCTCACCAACTCCCTTATTGGTTTTATACTTTCCAGCCTGACCCTTGTCGTACTCGGCGGTGTCCTGCTCTATTACAACTGGATGATCTTTATGATCTTTCTGACAGGGGCGGTACTCAGTACGCTTTGGTCGCAATCCTTTCAGCATAAAAGGAAGATCATCGATCAAAAGAAATTCAAAGTGTTATCGGCCAACCAGCAACTGTTACTGGAAATTTTTTATGCCATGCAGGAGATCAAACTGACGGGGAGCGAATCCGAAAAACAACAACACTGGGAAAAACTCCAGGACCGGTCTTACGGATTAAAACTGGAAGCCCTTCAACTGGACCAGTTTATGCAGGGCGTGGGCCTTTTTATTAATGAAGTTAAAAATGTATTTATCACCTATGCTGCTGCCATGCTGGTTATCCAGGACCAGATTACCCTGGGCGGTATGCTGGCCATAACCTATATTTCCGGACAACTCAACGCCCCCGTTACCCAGTTGATCGAGTTTGCAAAGGTCTCCCAAAACACGAAGTTCAGCCTGCAACGCATGGATGAGGTACACCGGGAAACCGAAGAAGATGCGGGAATCCCGGAAACCCCGTTGCCGCCGGTACCGGAAGATATTGATATAAAGCAGCTCTCCTTTCGCTACGGACACCGGGGATCTCCTTATGTTTTAGAAGACCTGGACCTCCGTATTCCGGCCGGAAAGGTCACTGCCATAGTAGGCATGAGCGGAAGCGGCAAAACCACCCTCATCAAGCTCCTGCTGAAATTCTACCACGCTAATGCCGGTTCCGTAACCGTTGGTCAACAGCCCATACAACACATTCATGCCAAAGCGTGGCGCTCCCTTTGCGGAGTAGTGATGCAGGACGGTTATGTTTTTATGGATACTATCGCCAGTAATATTTATGCCGGGGCGGAAATTAAAGACGAAGTACGGATGACAGAAGCCGCACGGCTGGTAAATATGCATGATTTTTTCCGGTCCATGCCTTTCGGCTATGATACCATAGTGGGAAAAGACGGCCACGGACTGAGTGAAGGCCAGAGACAACGGCTTCTGATCGCCCGGATGATCTACAGGGATCCGTCGTATATCTTTCTTGATGAAGCCACCAATGCCCTTGACGCCCATAACGAACGCTCTATCGTAAACAACCTGAACCGCTTTTTTATCGGAAAAACGGTAGTCATCGTGGCCCACAGGCTCAGCACTGTGAAAAATGCAGACCAGATCGTTGTACTGCACCGGGGACAGCTTGTGGAAAGAGGGACACACAATGAATTACTCGGGCGCAAAGGGAATTATTATCACCTGGTTAAAAACCAGTTAGAACTCGGTAAAACAGATCATTCACTTCTAAACTAA
- a CDS encoding lantibiotic dehydratase has translation MSIRIFPHSLVRYAGMDYRDFESFTLKNTASMLEQYLDLHKIRQYQKDALCDGLYQCVAETDDTNRQLLIDLKRRIFNDRKIPEQKLLRLKPVIPAALWTALRDYLELLDKLKTFDTDGSVNYRQQLEQDRRKIQELAKHPVLQHGLLLSSPVLMEQLPRYLRKAPTTFRQKEFRVEFSLLRYLTRSCFKTSPFSTFTHTGVMQLSDKNEDRTQPDPKNVKSSLHLNNHLFAYLNSMLLHHPELNELLLIKCNETVTVRDDKIRFLVNFNNIESFQQIPAAGLPMVIVNYVQKSETPLSLQTLADQLTEIVENAGRPDIKAYLFKLVSAGLLQAGTGISGIDPEWHTKTMDFLEKTGSHSPSVKTLKNLFEKLQECCMTYAQADTATRRTLLKTAETLTNETFEKLEKEGGIYSSEKKPVQDPGSSFEKAGFSSYRFSQKQLFYEDCHTPEKETLSQKQVRKFIAKTDAFLNHLLPLDLMRDERIKMASFFTRHYNREATVNIIDFYKDYYLLVKKPEKEQAEKAPLKKKDKTPWEKELSERIARTAQHQPEVLDLTKNLFDNLPVPETSPPFEPRYSRGIFVQFHTDENGGNGDLSGVINTVLPGMGKVSGRFLSLFDKEVTSDFVDYNNQLYPGIVKAELNDASSFNANIHPPLLHREVALPGGNNIYPPNQQIQVNDLHVRYDPDTGFLKLVKDGKQVFTYDLCLESFYNRSKLYQMMAHFNPDARLSPKSLVRLVDTIYIRQDKDRDCYVLPRITYEKNVIIRRKTWNIKRSAVPQQEQEETDFAYYMRLNTWRQSHSIPEQVFLFLRKRPVNANQPSRKNTSVKTSITDDYKPQYISFVQPVLVGFFKRLISRADPHISFEEVLPELPVSHPDPDVRVKEYLIQWYKY, from the coding sequence ATGAGCATTCGTATATTTCCCCACTCCCTGGTAAGGTATGCGGGTATGGATTACCGGGATTTCGAATCCTTTACCCTTAAAAACACAGCTTCTATGCTGGAACAATACCTGGACCTTCACAAAATCAGGCAATACCAAAAAGATGCACTCTGTGACGGGCTGTACCAATGTGTCGCCGAAACGGACGATACCAACAGGCAACTGCTCATCGACCTGAAACGCCGGATATTCAATGACCGGAAAATACCGGAACAAAAATTGCTCCGCCTGAAACCGGTTATCCCCGCCGCACTTTGGACAGCACTCAGAGACTACCTGGAATTGCTGGACAAATTAAAAACCTTCGACACTGACGGTAGCGTAAATTACAGGCAACAACTGGAACAGGACCGGAGAAAAATTCAGGAACTCGCCAAGCACCCGGTTTTACAGCACGGGCTTTTACTATCCAGTCCCGTTTTGATGGAACAGCTTCCGAGGTATCTCCGGAAAGCCCCCACTACATTTCGCCAGAAAGAGTTCCGGGTAGAATTCAGCCTCCTGCGCTACCTTACCCGGAGTTGTTTTAAAACTTCCCCGTTCAGCACATTTACACATACCGGTGTTATGCAGCTATCGGACAAAAATGAAGACCGCACGCAACCGGATCCCAAAAACGTGAAAAGCAGCCTGCACCTTAACAATCACCTCTTCGCATATTTGAATTCCATGCTGCTGCATCATCCGGAACTCAATGAATTGTTACTGATAAAATGCAATGAAACCGTTACCGTAAGGGATGACAAAATCCGGTTCCTGGTGAATTTCAACAATATTGAATCCTTTCAGCAAATTCCAGCGGCCGGGCTACCGATGGTTATCGTAAACTATGTACAAAAATCTGAAACGCCCCTTTCACTGCAAACGCTGGCAGACCAGCTTACGGAAATCGTGGAAAACGCCGGTCGCCCGGATATTAAGGCTTACCTGTTTAAACTGGTAAGCGCAGGGCTTTTGCAGGCAGGGACAGGGATTTCGGGAATTGATCCGGAGTGGCATACAAAAACCATGGATTTCCTGGAAAAAACAGGGAGCCATTCCCCCTCTGTCAAAACACTGAAAAATCTTTTTGAAAAACTACAGGAGTGCTGTATGACATATGCGCAAGCAGATACGGCCACTCGCCGCACCTTGTTAAAAACCGCGGAAACCCTGACTAACGAAACATTTGAAAAACTGGAAAAAGAGGGCGGTATATATTCTTCGGAAAAAAAGCCGGTACAAGACCCGGGCAGTAGTTTTGAAAAAGCCGGATTTTCCTCTTACCGCTTTTCCCAGAAGCAACTGTTTTACGAAGATTGCCATACCCCGGAAAAAGAAACCCTTTCTCAAAAACAGGTCCGAAAGTTTATTGCAAAAACGGATGCTTTCCTGAATCATTTGCTTCCCCTGGACCTTATGCGAGACGAACGTATAAAAATGGCTTCTTTCTTTACCCGCCACTACAACAGGGAAGCCACCGTAAATATTATAGATTTTTATAAGGACTACTACCTTCTTGTAAAAAAACCCGAAAAGGAACAGGCGGAAAAGGCCCCCCTTAAAAAAAAGGATAAAACGCCGTGGGAAAAAGAACTGTCCGAAAGAATAGCCCGCACCGCACAACACCAACCTGAAGTACTGGACCTGACAAAAAATCTTTTCGACAACCTTCCCGTACCGGAAACATCACCTCCGTTCGAACCCCGGTATTCCAGGGGGATATTCGTACAATTCCATACCGACGAGAACGGGGGCAATGGCGATCTTTCCGGGGTCATTAACACCGTACTTCCCGGCATGGGAAAGGTAAGCGGCCGGTTTTTGTCCCTTTTTGACAAAGAGGTTACCTCGGATTTCGTGGATTACAACAACCAGCTCTATCCCGGGATCGTTAAGGCGGAACTCAATGATGCATCCAGCTTTAATGCCAACATACACCCGCCTTTGCTTCATCGTGAAGTTGCACTCCCCGGGGGAAACAACATTTATCCCCCGAATCAACAAATACAGGTAAACGACCTGCATGTCCGTTATGACCCGGATACCGGGTTTCTGAAACTGGTAAAGGACGGAAAACAGGTCTTTACCTATGACCTGTGCCTCGAATCCTTTTATAACCGGTCTAAGCTGTACCAGATGATGGCACATTTTAACCCGGATGCCAGACTTTCCCCGAAATCCCTGGTACGGCTGGTAGATACTATATATATCCGTCAGGATAAAGACCGTGACTGTTATGTACTGCCCCGTATTACTTATGAGAAAAATGTGATTATAAGACGAAAGACCTGGAATATAAAACGCTCCGCTGTCCCGCAACAGGAACAGGAGGAAACGGATTTTGCCTATTACATGCGATTAAATACCTGGCGGCAATCTCACAGTATTCCGGAACAGGTTTTTCTCTTTCTCCGGAAAAGGCCTGTAAATGCCAATCAACCGTCACGTAAAAATACCTCCGTAAAAACCAGCATAACTGACGATTATAAACCCCAGTATATTTCTTTCGTACAACCGGTACTTGTAGGTTTTTTTAAACGCCTGATCTCCAGGGCAGATCCCCATATTTCCTTTGAAGAAGTCCTCCCGGAATTGCCGGTCAGCCATCCCGATCCGGATGTCCGGGTAAAAGAATATCTGATACAATGGTATAAATACTGA
- a CDS encoding thiopeptide-type bacteriocin biosynthesis protein, translating to MKHHNWLAAHIFYPGDLDNVLLHLVRPLLRRIYPKLQQPTPYFFIRYWEEGSHIRLRLNATPDKEALIRDELLLRAASFFKEYPAGSPAPAPTVKFVQYIPETDRYGNLQSLPRAEHQFFQSSAFVLEWLAQASKAPMLIESLRMHLIVLCATQWDIAGLNEVCTSFIEGWLPRLYDNSKAKTAQKKQWLDLFRESFRRHSEHILPASKIFWKELMQGTADQRSLTFLQANTEIFRAYESIGFTDDKMNSVVSSMIHIGNNRLGISNYEEAYGMYCTQQCLLFIHKNQIFA from the coding sequence ATGAAACACCACAACTGGCTTGCTGCCCATATTTTTTATCCCGGTGACCTGGATAACGTATTATTGCATCTTGTCCGGCCGCTCCTCCGCAGGATCTATCCAAAACTACAACAGCCTACCCCCTATTTTTTTATCCGGTACTGGGAAGAGGGCAGTCACATCCGGCTGAGGTTAAACGCAACCCCGGATAAAGAAGCGCTGATCCGGGACGAACTTCTGTTACGGGCTGCCTCCTTTTTTAAGGAATACCCGGCCGGTTCACCGGCGCCTGCCCCGACCGTAAAATTTGTGCAATATATTCCTGAAACCGATCGGTACGGCAACCTTCAAAGCCTTCCCCGCGCAGAACACCAGTTTTTCCAATCATCGGCATTTGTACTGGAATGGCTGGCCCAAGCTTCAAAGGCCCCGATGCTTATCGAATCTCTCAGGATGCATCTTATCGTACTATGTGCCACACAATGGGATATTGCCGGGCTAAACGAAGTCTGTACTTCGTTTATAGAAGGATGGCTCCCCCGGCTATACGACAATTCCAAAGCGAAAACAGCACAGAAAAAACAATGGCTGGATCTGTTTCGTGAATCTTTCCGCCGTCACTCCGAACACATATTACCTGCTTCTAAAATATTCTGGAAAGAACTTATGCAGGGTACGGCTGATCAACGCTCCCTTACCTTCCTGCAGGCCAATACCGAAATTTTCAGGGCTTATGAAAGTATCGGTTTTACGGACGACAAAATGAACTCGGTAGTAAGCAGTATGATCCATATAGGCAATAACCGCCTCGGAATTTCCAATTACGAAGAAGCCTACGGCATGTATTGTACGCAACAATGCCTGTTGTTCATCCACAAAAATCAAATCTTCGCTTAA
- a CDS encoding lanthionine synthetase LanC family protein — protein MLTEEEKRKLSRQLHQIKTDILSQAISKEGTLYWETPVYQKDGSGTTTELSLDIFNGNSGIALFFLELYKYEGHKENLETAKKIIRFILDSKEQKPKYFSFYTGFTGVIYTLLKIYETTGENNYLTQALHLALDHARDIAEQPVKADLLSGYAGNLFVMTLLFHYSGNNAVLGIIRQLIRRFIAELRISKTGLKWDYSRAKSSYDSMAGFSHGASGIAYVLLQVGNYFKNDGLLYLAEQALAYEMQYFYPESGNWLDLRMGPYRLSFEKAYRWDLEQFIPSMLHVNSWAHGASGIGISRLYAYEITGNPMYLEQCKTIMQSCLVHLQENDRQDFTLCSGYAGHIPFLSRFMNYSEVYNFRQLTAIADNAKLLYSQHHAYNPHVPDNRNDCGLLSGKAGVGYGILHILNRDMDSVCAPRLPEPDNKKTLDGYSKTAVISHIFKKYYPETIRILNTGYGKFMENSRAEDISAFEHEVKQYIETMPDTPGVLRETFRYEHRLTALWKSHKGYLCYHIKRKHHQSCAEKLSDWPPVALLKIPFTLSGHVHVYHLTPELRTITGAEPGHEAILLLPDENGIHKTFLGRFHTLLVSYLDKQYYTVDDLTDNILLRHFSQQVKTPDKILELKELVLKQLTEMIKAGIVKEKE, from the coding sequence ATGCTAACCGAAGAAGAAAAGAGAAAACTCAGCAGGCAATTGCACCAGATCAAAACGGATATACTGTCACAAGCCATAAGCAAAGAAGGAACGCTTTATTGGGAAACGCCCGTATATCAAAAAGACGGTTCCGGGACCACTACGGAATTGTCTTTGGATATCTTTAACGGCAATAGCGGAATAGCGCTTTTCTTTTTGGAACTCTACAAGTACGAAGGCCATAAAGAAAATCTGGAAACTGCCAAAAAGATCATCCGGTTTATACTGGATAGCAAAGAACAGAAACCAAAATATTTTAGTTTTTACACTGGTTTTACGGGGGTAATTTACACATTGCTAAAAATCTATGAGACCACGGGAGAAAATAATTACCTGACCCAGGCACTGCACCTCGCCCTGGACCATGCGCGGGACATCGCCGAACAACCTGTAAAGGCCGATCTCTTAAGTGGTTATGCAGGAAACCTGTTTGTGATGACCCTCCTGTTTCATTACAGCGGAAATAATGCGGTACTGGGGATTATCCGCCAATTGATCCGTAGGTTTATCGCAGAACTCCGCATTTCGAAAACAGGATTAAAATGGGATTATTCCCGGGCTAAATCGTCTTATGACAGTATGGCCGGTTTTTCACACGGGGCCTCGGGAATTGCTTATGTGCTGTTACAGGTAGGAAATTACTTTAAAAATGACGGGCTCCTGTATCTCGCGGAACAGGCTTTAGCCTACGAGATGCAATACTTTTACCCGGAATCGGGAAACTGGCTGGACCTGCGTATGGGCCCCTACCGTTTGAGCTTTGAAAAAGCATACCGGTGGGACCTGGAACAGTTTATACCAAGCATGCTTCATGTAAATTCCTGGGCCCATGGCGCTTCAGGTATTGGAATTTCAAGACTATATGCTTATGAAATAACCGGAAACCCCATGTACCTGGAACAGTGTAAAACAATTATGCAATCCTGTCTTGTCCACCTGCAAGAAAATGACCGGCAGGATTTTACACTATGCAGCGGATACGCGGGACATATTCCCTTTCTATCGCGGTTTATGAATTACTCCGAGGTCTATAATTTCCGTCAGTTAACTGCCATTGCCGATAATGCAAAACTACTGTATTCCCAACACCACGCGTATAACCCCCATGTTCCTGACAACCGGAATGACTGTGGCCTGCTATCAGGAAAAGCCGGTGTAGGATATGGTATTTTACATATACTGAACCGCGACATGGACAGTGTATGCGCACCCCGCTTACCCGAACCCGATAACAAGAAAACACTTGATGGTTATTCCAAAACCGCTGTGATTTCACATATTTTCAAAAAATACTATCCGGAAACCATCCGTATCCTAAACACCGGTTACGGGAAATTTATGGAAAACTCCCGGGCTGAAGATATTTCTGCATTTGAACACGAGGTAAAACAATATATCGAAACCATGCCGGACACTCCCGGGGTATTACGGGAAACATTCCGCTATGAACACCGGTTGACCGCCTTATGGAAATCGCACAAAGGATACCTGTGTTACCATATCAAAAGGAAACACCACCAATCCTGTGCAGAAAAGCTATCCGACTGGCCTCCTGTAGCCCTCCTTAAAATACCGTTTACACTTTCAGGTCATGTACATGTATATCACCTTACCCCGGAACTGAGAACAATAACCGGGGCAGAGCCCGGGCACGAAGCCATATTGCTGCTACCAGATGAAAACGGTATTCATAAAACCTTTCTCGGCAGGTTTCATACCCTGCTGGTATCTTATTTGGATAAACAATATTATACGGTGGACGACCTCACTGACAATATACTTCTCCGACATTTTTCTCAACAGGTAAAAACCCCGGATAAAATACTGGAGTTAAAGGAACTCGTTCTAAAACAGCTTACGGAAATGATAAAGGCAGGGATCGTGAAGGAAAAGGAATAA
- a CDS encoding pinensin family lanthipeptide, whose product MKNHAENAKLKLEDLQLESFVTSIDSEVASRLAGGLGNLSHPTHTEPTDQEHVCTGVQC is encoded by the coding sequence ATGAAAAATCATGCAGAAAATGCTAAATTAAAGCTCGAAGACCTACAATTGGAAAGTTTTGTAACCAGTATTGACAGTGAAGTTGCTTCCCGTTTAGCAGGTGGATTGGGTAACCTTTCTCACCCTACGCATACAGAACCTACCGATCAGGAGCATGTATGTACAGGAGTTCAGTGTTAA
- a CDS encoding aldehyde dehydrogenase family protein, giving the protein MANVTQPRFKEKYGNFINGEFVAPVKGEYFDNVSPVDGKVFTKAARSTEEDVNLALDAAHQAFSEWSTTSATERSNMLLRIAQVMEDNFEYLASLETIDNGKPIREARAADIPYCIDHFRYFAGVIRADEGSISEHDKDTVSIVLHEPIGVVGEIIPWNFPMLMLAWKIAPALAAGCTAVVKPAEQTPTSVMCLMELIGDILPKGVLNIVTGFGKEAGEALATSERVAKLSFTGSTETGRKVLHNAAENVIPVTMELGGKSPNIFFPSVAAKDDEFFDKAVEGALMFALNQGEICTSPSRILVHEDIADVFVERMQERLKQVKTGHPLDPETMIGSQVSKAQFDKILNYINIGKEEGATVLAGGEPGNYEGELSEGYYIQPTVLKGDNNMRVFQEEIFGPVVSLTTFSTTEEAIAIANDTTYGLGAGVWSRDAHELYQVPRAVQAGRVWVNQYHTYPAHAPFGGVKESGFGRENHKIALDHYRVVKNMLISYDKAPVGLF; this is encoded by the coding sequence ATGGCGAATGTAACCCAACCCCGTTTTAAGGAAAAATACGGGAATTTTATCAACGGTGAATTTGTAGCCCCGGTAAAGGGAGAATATTTTGATAATGTGTCTCCTGTAGACGGTAAAGTATTTACCAAAGCCGCCAGGTCAACAGAAGAAGATGTCAACCTTGCTTTGGATGCTGCACATCAGGCGTTCTCGGAGTGGAGTACAACGTCTGCTACGGAACGGAGTAATATGTTGTTGCGGATTGCCCAGGTTATGGAAGACAACTTTGAATATCTGGCTTCTCTGGAAACTATAGACAATGGTAAACCGATCCGTGAAGCCAGGGCGGCAGATATTCCCTACTGTATTGATCACTTCCGGTACTTTGCCGGGGTTATCCGTGCCGACGAAGGAAGTATTTCTGAGCACGACAAGGATACCGTAAGTATCGTATTGCACGAACCCATCGGCGTAGTGGGCGAAATTATTCCCTGGAACTTCCCCATGTTAATGCTGGCCTGGAAAATAGCCCCGGCATTGGCGGCAGGTTGTACGGCAGTGGTTAAACCGGCGGAACAAACCCCGACCAGTGTTATGTGCCTGATGGAACTTATAGGTGATATTCTGCCCAAGGGTGTCCTGAATATCGTGACCGGTTTCGGTAAAGAAGCGGGAGAGGCCCTGGCTACTTCTGAACGCGTTGCCAAACTATCGTTTACCGGGTCTACCGAAACCGGGCGCAAAGTGCTGCACAATGCCGCGGAAAATGTTATCCCGGTTACCATGGAACTGGGCGGGAAATCCCCCAACATTTTCTTCCCGTCGGTAGCAGCTAAGGACGATGAATTTTTTGATAAGGCCGTCGAAGGTGCTTTGATGTTTGCACTTAACCAGGGGGAGATTTGTACTTCTCCGTCACGTATCCTTGTGCATGAAGACATTGCCGATGTTTTTGTCGAAAGGATGCAGGAGCGTCTGAAACAGGTAAAGACCGGCCATCCGTTAGATCCCGAAACCATGATCGGTTCTCAGGTCTCAAAAGCCCAATTCGATAAGATCCTGAATTATATCAATATCGGTAAGGAAGAAGGAGCTACTGTCCTGGCCGGCGGGGAACCCGGAAATTACGAGGGAGAACTCTCTGAAGGATACTACATTCAGCCAACAGTTTTAAAGGGAGACAATAATATGCGTGTTTTCCAGGAAGAAATTTTTGGTCCGGTAGTTTCCCTGACAACTTTTAGCACTACTGAAGAAGCTATTGCTATTGCCAATGATACTACCTACGGTTTGGGTGCCGGTGTATGGAGCAGGGACGCACACGAATTATACCAGGTGCCAAGAGCTGTACAGGCCGGTAGGGTATGGGTAAACCAATATCATACGTATCCTGCCCATGCCCCGTTTGGCGGTGTCAAAGAATCAGGGTTCGGCCGTGAAAACCACAAAATAGCCCTGGATCACTACCGTGTGGTAAAAAATATGCTTATTTCTTATGACAAAGCCCCGGTAGGCTTGTTCTAG